A genome region from Chryseobacterium sp. G0186 includes the following:
- a CDS encoding M43 family zinc metalloprotease — protein sequence MQKSTTSKSLFLLPLLCAGLFSAQNTTGIRKKFETTPKSPQELAKSHGFEKCGTTEYEEFLKRNFQGRMSTDQFEAWIKPLIQKAKNERSQNGGIVTIPVVVHVIHGGQPVGTAPNIIDEQVMSQITVMNQDYRKLAGTPGFNNNTVGADVQLQFALAKVDPNGNPTNGIDRVNLCQSTFKKDAIEGFVKPETIWDPTQYMNMWSVAFAAPNDDLLGYAQFPDGSNLPGLDPLMGYGITDGVVAGYDAFGSSDLGSNFILNPIYNKGRTMTHEVGHFLGLRHIWGDAACGDDFCADTPVAHEANYTCVEKVSCNDPAVLEMVQNYMDYTNDACMNIFTVNQKDRITAVMNNSPRRASLKTSTKDLPIPLFANDAEIKLERTCTAVTCPTSLNVPVSLFNRGTGALTSATINYTINGVAQSPYNWTGNLAQDKSQLLSLPVAAGTMAGPMTINIQTANGGADQRASNNTITSTYVGAPKAVPANVVFKLQLDYFGSETTWELKNSAGTIVYSSGAGYQDSPNGATTLPALITQNWELNPDECYTFTISDIWGDGIGLYGGYFNISTTTGTPLMSGGSFTSTQNRMMKVQTLGTSEVNKKDGNFGIYPNPVNDILNITKVSHKATFEIHNAVGQIVKKGSIDNNKVNVVELLKGNYIITVKDNNISESFKFIKK from the coding sequence ATGCAAAAATCTACTACTTCAAAATCTCTCTTTTTATTACCTTTATTATGTGCCGGTTTATTCAGTGCACAAAATACTACAGGAATTAGAAAGAAATTTGAAACTACTCCAAAATCTCCACAGGAGCTAGCGAAATCTCATGGTTTCGAAAAATGTGGTACTACTGAATATGAAGAGTTCTTAAAAAGGAACTTTCAGGGAAGAATGAGCACGGATCAATTTGAAGCTTGGATAAAGCCATTGATTCAGAAAGCTAAAAATGAAAGATCACAGAATGGAGGTATTGTTACTATTCCAGTAGTTGTTCACGTTATTCACGGAGGGCAGCCTGTGGGTACTGCTCCTAACATTATTGATGAGCAGGTGATGTCTCAAATAACTGTGATGAACCAAGATTATCGTAAATTGGCAGGAACTCCAGGATTTAATAATAACACAGTAGGGGCAGATGTTCAGCTTCAGTTTGCATTAGCTAAGGTAGATCCAAATGGAAATCCTACCAATGGAATCGACAGAGTAAACTTATGTCAGTCAACTTTTAAAAAGGATGCAATTGAAGGATTTGTAAAACCTGAAACAATTTGGGATCCTACTCAGTATATGAATATGTGGAGTGTTGCATTTGCTGCTCCAAATGATGATTTATTGGGATATGCTCAGTTTCCTGATGGTTCAAATCTTCCAGGATTAGATCCATTAATGGGATATGGCATTACAGATGGGGTAGTAGCAGGTTATGATGCTTTTGGAAGCAGTGATTTAGGTTCTAATTTTATATTAAATCCTATTTATAATAAAGGAAGAACAATGACCCATGAAGTAGGACATTTCCTAGGATTAAGACATATCTGGGGAGATGCTGCTTGTGGAGATGATTTCTGTGCAGATACACCTGTAGCTCATGAAGCTAACTATACCTGTGTTGAAAAAGTAAGCTGTAATGACCCGGCAGTATTGGAAATGGTACAAAACTATATGGATTATACCAATGATGCCTGTATGAATATCTTTACCGTTAACCAGAAAGATAGAATTACTGCTGTAATGAATAACTCTCCAAGAAGAGCTTCATTAAAGACTTCAACCAAAGATCTTCCTATTCCATTATTTGCAAACGATGCCGAAATTAAGTTAGAAAGAACATGTACAGCTGTAACTTGTCCTACATCACTAAATGTTCCGGTATCTTTATTCAACAGAGGAACAGGTGCTCTTACTTCTGCTACAATCAATTATACAATCAATGGAGTGGCGCAAAGTCCTTATAACTGGACAGGTAACTTGGCTCAGGACAAGTCTCAATTATTAAGCCTACCAGTTGCTGCTGGTACAATGGCTGGTCCTATGACTATTAATATTCAAACTGCCAATGGAGGAGCAGATCAAAGAGCCTCTAATAATACTATTACTTCTACCTATGTAGGTGCTCCAAAAGCGGTACCGGCTAACGTAGTGTTTAAGCTTCAATTGGATTATTTTGGATCTGAAACAACATGGGAATTAAAAAATAGTGCTGGAACTATTGTGTATAGTAGTGGTGCTGGTTATCAGGATTCACCTAACGGTGCTACAACTCTTCCTGCATTAATTACTCAAAATTGGGAGCTAAATCCAGATGAGTGCTATACATTCACAATTTCTGACATTTGGGGAGATGGTATTGGTCTTTATGGAGGTTATTTTAATATCTCAACAACAACAGGTACTCCTTTAATGTCTGGAGGCTCCTTTACAAGTACCCAAAATAGAATGATGAAAGTTCAGACTTTAGGTACAAGCGAGGTTAATAAAAAAGATGGTAATTTCGGAATCTATCCAAATCCTGTAAATGATATCTTAAATATTACTAAGGTTTCTCATAAGGCTACTTTCGAAATCCACAACGCAGTTGGTCAAATTGTGAAAAAAGGTTCGATTGATAATAATAAGGTAAATGTAGTAGAATTGTTAAAAGGAAATTATATTATTACAGTAAAAGATAATAATATTTCAGAAAGCTTTAAATTCATCAAAAAATAA
- a CDS encoding DUF6048 family protein — MKTRLIFTFFFSLLGIISWAQDKKEETKKAHWKYEPNFMVGLDVLNTGVGFFSDRKLYQGFISSKINGNVHAIAEAGFEKNIYQKNGYDAKANGPFIKLGAFYMLAKDPENEFNGFYAGGKVAGSFYNQEYMAIPVRGFGGSNSSEAFPASSQSSFWLEGTLGGRVQLFDSNFYIDVNLQPRYMVYTSKQDEISPMIVPGFGRSSSKFNMGFAWNIAYKF; from the coding sequence ATGAAGACAAGACTAATCTTTACCTTCTTTTTTAGTTTATTAGGGATAATAAGCTGGGCACAGGATAAAAAAGAAGAAACGAAAAAGGCTCATTGGAAATATGAACCTAATTTTATGGTTGGGCTTGATGTTTTGAATACCGGAGTTGGATTTTTTTCAGACAGAAAGTTATATCAGGGATTTATTTCCTCAAAGATAAATGGCAATGTTCACGCAATTGCGGAAGCAGGTTTTGAAAAAAATATATACCAGAAGAACGGTTATGATGCTAAAGCAAATGGGCCATTCATTAAGCTAGGTGCATTCTATATGTTGGCAAAAGATCCCGAAAATGAATTTAATGGTTTCTATGCAGGAGGAAAAGTTGCCGGATCATTTTATAACCAGGAATATATGGCTATTCCCGTTCGTGGATTTGGAGGGAGTAATTCTTCGGAGGCTTTTCCTGCATCGTCTCAGTCTTCCTTTTGGCTGGAAGGGACCTTGGGAGGAAGAGTACAGTTATTTGATTCCAATTTTTATATAGATGTGAATCTTCAGCCTCGTTATATGGTGTATACCTCTAAGCAGGACGAAATTTCCCCGATGATTGTTCCTGGATTTGGAAGAAGTTCTTCAAAATTCAATATGGGATTTGCATGGAATATTGCATACAAATTTTAG
- a CDS encoding DUF6452 family protein, with protein MLCCIGMLFSCGGDDDICESGEGTPRMKVAFKTKDEGKITKVDTLYVAVDYGSGKVDLGKLAMVDSRLIPLRVDDSPYTDVYFKTRLKGAESKVRIKYTTQSAYVSPGCGIKKTYQNLTSELITSNPVLGVEDGQNQIENEDKTNLYLLF; from the coding sequence ATGCTTTGCTGTATAGGAATGCTTTTTTCCTGTGGTGGAGATGATGATATCTGTGAAAGTGGAGAAGGAACTCCCAGAATGAAAGTGGCTTTCAAAACCAAAGATGAAGGAAAGATAACTAAGGTGGATACCCTTTACGTAGCAGTAGATTATGGTTCCGGAAAAGTAGATTTGGGAAAACTAGCGATGGTTGACTCAAGATTGATTCCTTTAAGGGTAGACGATTCACCGTATACAGATGTGTATTTTAAAACTAGACTCAAGGGAGCAGAATCTAAGGTGAGAATAAAATATACCACCCAATCAGCTTATGTATCTCCAGGGTGTGGCATCAAAAAAACTTATCAGAATTTAACTTCAGAATTAATAACTTCTAATCCTGTTCTTGGCGTGGAAGACGGACAAAATCAAATAGAGAATGAAGACAAGACTAATCTTTACCTTCTTTTTTAG